In a genomic window of Quercus lobata isolate SW786 chromosome 4, ValleyOak3.0 Primary Assembly, whole genome shotgun sequence:
- the LOC115985166 gene encoding probable pectinesterase/pectinesterase inhibitor 12: MASFTNNILKLLLLLPALSLSRTWALDSSQSSSSCHSSSSSSSSFCKTTPYPEVCLDALEHSIHEISTATSPNNTAYYFHYTLKTATNESRKLSTLLSKAGILNNIIEKQRGTIQDCTELHQITLSSLQRSVSRTNDVPINKRKLADARAYLSAALTNKITCLESLDSASGPSKPALLKSINDTYKHVSNSLSILSSKFGQNISQNGQNNRRLMDAGVPTWISKKLESRTRMLESEYDPSKVLTVAADGTGNFTTITDAINFAPNNSNDRTEIYVKQGVYEENVVIPSYKLNIFLCGEGTDATIITGNRSVVDGWTTFNSATLAVSGEGFLARDICIENKAGGEKHQAVALRVNADFVALYKCSIIGYEDTLYVHSFRQFYRECEIKGTIDFIFGNAAVVFQSCDIVSRMPMSGQFTVITAQSRNSPDEPTGISFQNCNILAEKDLSSSVKSYLGRPWRMYSRTVYLVSYIDSFIDPAGWTQWSNDDNQGLDTLYYGEYDNKGPGSSIDDRVTWSGHHIMDFLDTFNFTVSQFISGIDWLEKSPIPCEFWVN; this comes from the exons ATGGCTTCCTTCACCAACAATATTCTGAAGCTTCTTTTGCTTCTCCCTGCACTCAGCTTATCAAGAACATGGGCTCTCGACTCTTCtcagtcttcttcttcttgtcattcttcttcttcttcttcttcttctt TCTGCAAAACCACACCATACCCAGAAGTCTGCCTTGACGCATTGGAACACTCCATCCACGAAATATCAACGGCTACCAGTCCAAACAACACCGCCTACTACTTCCATTACACCCTCAAAACCGCAACAAATGAGTCTAGAAAGCTTTCCACTCTGTTATCCAAGGCCGGAATCTTAAATAATATCATCGAAAAACAAAGAGGAACCATCCAGGACTGTACGGAACTCCACCAAATCACATTGTCTTCTTTACAAAGATCAGTGTCCCGAACCAATGATGTACCCATTAATAAACGCAAACTAGCCGATGCAAGAGCTTACCTTAGCGCAGCACTCACCAACAAGATCACGTGCTTGGAATCCCTCGATTCAGCTTCAGGTCCTTCGAAGCCAGCCCTGCTGAAATCCATAAATGACACTTACAAGCATGTAAGTAATTCTCTTTCAATTCTGTCAAGCAAATTCGGCCAAAATATTAGCCAAAACGGCCAAAATAATAGGCGCCTCATGGACGCGGGTGTTCCAACATGGATTTCAAAGAAATTAGAGAGCCGGACTCGGATGTTGGAGAGTGAATATGATCCGAGCAAGGTGCTGACTGTGGCTGCTGATGGAACTGGAAACTTCACCACCATCACTGATGCTATCAACTTTGCTCCAAACAATAGCAATGATAGAACAGAGATCTATGTGAAACAAGGAGTTTATGAGGAAAATGTGGTAATCCCAAGTTACAAGCTAAACATTTTTCTTTGTGGAGAGGGAACTGATGCCACTATCATTACTGGTAATAGAAGCGTGGTAGATGGCTGGACCACTTTCAACTCTGCAACTCTTG CGGTGTCTGGAGAAGGCTTTTTGGCTCGAGACATATGTATTGAGAACAAAGCTGGAGGAGAGAAACATCAAGCTGTTGCTTTGAGAGTAAATGCAGACTTTGTCGCATTGTACAAATGCTCCATCATTGGTTACGAGGATACATTGTATGTCCATTCCTTTCGACAATTCTACCGAGAATGTGAAATAAAGGGCACTATAGATTTCATATTTGGGAATGCAGCTGTTGTATTTCAATCATGTGACATTGTTTCAAGAATGCCAATGTCTGGCCAATTCACGGTCATCACAGCACAGTCTCGTAATAGCCCAGATGAGCCAACTGGAATCTCTTTCCAGAATTGTAATATTTTAGCTGAAAAGGATTTGAGCTCTAGCGTAAAAAGCTACCTAGGAAGGCCATGGAGGATGTACTCTCGGACAGTCTACCTAGTATCCTACATTGACAGCTTTATTGACCCAGCTGGATGGACGCAATGGTCCAATGATGATAATCAAGGATTAGACACTCTGTATTATGGGGAGTATGATAACAAAGGACCTGGCTCATCAATAGATGACAGAGTGACTTGGTCAGGGCATCACATAATGGACTTTTTGGATACATTTAATTTCACCGTGTCCCAGTTCATTTCTGGTATTGACTGGTTGGAAAAAAGTCCCATTCCTTGCgaattttgggtaaattaa